One segment of Gemmatimonadales bacterium DNA contains the following:
- the acs gene encoding acetate--CoA ligase: MTDQFETLLTEKRRFSAPAEFAAKSAATTALYVAGQDWQGFWEIQAGSLEWMTPWNRVLDWQPPRAQWFAGGKLNASVNCLDRHLRGPRRHKAALIWEGEPGDRRTLTYWQLAREVGRCANALKRLGVQRGDRVAIYLPMIPEAVVAMLACARIGAVHSVVFGGFSSEALRDRINDAGAVVLITADGGYRRGQVQMLKRMADAAMAATPSIKHCVVVRRRSEGEGDETFAEMTEGRDHWWHRLLERESGACAAEVMDAEDMLFILYTSGTTGKPKGIVHTTGGYLTHVASTSRYVFDLGDEDVFWCTADVGWVTGHSYVVYGPLANGATVLMYEGAPDWPERDRFWALVETYGVTILYTAPTAIRAFMKWGTQHPERHDLSTLRLLGTVGEPINPEAWIWYHEQIGKEHCPIVDTWWQTETGGIMITPLPAVVTTKPGSATIPYPGIVPELVDTKGNPLEAGGGFLTIAQPWPGMLRTIYGDDERYREIYWSRFPGRYFTGDGAKLDEDGYWWILGRVDDVLNVAGHRIGTMEVESALVDHPAVAEAAVVGRAHELKGQAIAAFVTLREGRQGSSELKDDLKAHVTQKIGAIARPEDIFFSADLPKTRSGKIMRRLLKDIAEGRALGDTTTLADPAVVTRLKDMYEAQEA, from the coding sequence ATGACCGACCAATTCGAGACCCTGCTCACCGAGAAACGGCGGTTCTCTGCGCCGGCGGAATTCGCCGCCAAGTCGGCGGCCACCACGGCCCTCTACGTCGCGGGGCAGGACTGGCAGGGCTTCTGGGAAATCCAGGCCGGATCCCTGGAGTGGATGACACCCTGGAACCGGGTGCTCGACTGGCAGCCCCCGCGCGCCCAGTGGTTTGCCGGCGGGAAGCTCAACGCGTCGGTCAACTGTCTGGACCGGCACCTGCGCGGCCCCCGGCGCCACAAGGCCGCCCTCATCTGGGAGGGCGAGCCGGGTGACCGGCGGACCCTGACGTACTGGCAGTTGGCGCGAGAGGTCGGGCGCTGCGCCAACGCCCTCAAGCGCCTCGGCGTCCAGCGAGGAGACCGGGTCGCGATCTATCTGCCCATGATTCCGGAGGCCGTCGTCGCCATGCTCGCGTGCGCCCGCATCGGCGCGGTGCACTCGGTGGTCTTCGGCGGATTCTCCTCGGAGGCACTTCGCGACCGGATCAACGACGCGGGGGCGGTGGTGCTGATCACCGCGGACGGAGGCTATCGCCGGGGCCAGGTCCAGATGCTCAAGCGCATGGCCGACGCGGCCATGGCCGCGACGCCGTCGATCAAGCACTGCGTGGTGGTGCGGCGGCGTAGTGAGGGTGAGGGCGACGAGACCTTCGCCGAGATGACCGAGGGGCGCGACCACTGGTGGCACCGCCTGCTCGAGCGGGAGTCGGGGGCCTGCGCCGCAGAGGTAATGGATGCCGAGGACATGTTGTTCATCCTGTACACCTCCGGCACCACAGGGAAGCCCAAGGGTATCGTGCACACCACAGGTGGCTATCTCACTCATGTGGCGTCCACCTCCAGGTACGTCTTCGATCTGGGCGACGAGGACGTCTTCTGGTGCACCGCCGACGTGGGCTGGGTCACCGGACATTCGTACGTCGTCTACGGCCCGCTGGCCAATGGGGCAACGGTCTTGATGTACGAAGGCGCGCCGGACTGGCCGGAGCGCGACCGGTTCTGGGCGCTGGTGGAGACCTACGGCGTCACCATCCTGTACACGGCACCGACGGCGATCCGCGCCTTCATGAAGTGGGGTACCCAGCACCCCGAGCGCCACGACCTGTCGACGCTGCGTCTCCTGGGCACCGTGGGCGAGCCGATCAACCCCGAGGCCTGGATCTGGTATCACGAGCAGATCGGGAAGGAACACTGCCCGATCGTCGACACCTGGTGGCAAACCGAGACCGGTGGCATCATGATCACGCCACTGCCCGCGGTCGTCACCACCAAGCCGGGGTCGGCGACGATTCCCTATCCCGGCATCGTCCCCGAGCTGGTGGACACCAAGGGCAATCCGCTGGAGGCCGGTGGGGGATTCCTCACCATCGCCCAGCCCTGGCCAGGCATGCTCCGCACCATCTACGGTGACGACGAGCGCTACCGGGAGATCTACTGGAGTCGTTTTCCCGGCCGCTACTTCACCGGCGATGGCGCCAAGTTGGACGAGGACGGCTACTGGTGGATTCTCGGCCGGGTCGACGACGTGCTCAACGTCGCGGGGCACCGGATCGGGACGATGGAGGTCGAGAGCGCGCTGGTCGATCACCCGGCGGTGGCCGAGGCGGCGGTGGTGGGCCGCGCCCATGAGCTCAAGGGGCAGGCAATCGCCGCGTTCGTGACACTCAGGGAAGGTCGCCAGGGTTCGAGCGAGCTCAAGGACGATCTCAAGGCACACGTGACCCAGAAGATCGGGGCGATCGCCAGGCCGGAGGACATCTTCTTCTCGGCCGACCTGCCCAAGACCCGGAGCGGCAAGATCATGCGGCGGCTGCTCAAGGACATCGCCGAGGGCCGCGCCCTGGGCGATACGACGACGCTGGCCGATCCGGCGGTGGTGACCCGACTGAAAGACATGTACGAGGCGCAGGAGGCGTAA
- a CDS encoding citrate synthase, producing MAKDTLSITDNRTGRSYEVPIVEDTIRALDLRQIKVADDDFGLMTYDPAFMNTAACRSAITYIDGDQGILRYRGYPIEQLADQATFLEVAYLLGEGRLPTRRELEQWAETIKYHTYVHTNITKFLEGFRYDAHPMGMLLGVVGALSTFYPDAKDIHDPANRYLQRVRLLAKAPTIAAFAFRHSRGLPFVFPDNDLDYIGNFVNMTFSIGGRHKPNKVLQRALEILLILHADHEQNCSTSAVRAVGSSHVDPFSAISAGIAALYGPLHGGANEAVLSMLDEIGEKKNIPRFIEEVKSGRGRLMGFGHRVYKSYDPRAKLIKRVADEVFQQTGLNPKLEIALELERIALEDEYFTKRKLYPNVDFYSGLIYQAMGYPTEYFTVLFALGRMPGWLAQWEEMLLDKDQKIARPRQIYTGEQERPYVPLDQR from the coding sequence GTGGCCAAGGATACGCTCAGCATCACGGACAACCGCACGGGCCGCAGCTACGAGGTGCCCATCGTTGAAGATACCATCCGAGCACTGGACCTCCGCCAGATCAAAGTGGCGGATGACGACTTCGGCTTGATGACGTACGATCCGGCATTCATGAATACTGCGGCTTGCCGCAGTGCCATCACCTACATCGACGGCGACCAGGGCATTCTCCGGTATCGGGGCTACCCGATCGAGCAGTTGGCGGACCAGGCCACTTTCCTCGAGGTGGCCTACCTCCTGGGCGAGGGGCGGCTGCCCACCCGCCGGGAGCTCGAGCAGTGGGCCGAGACGATCAAGTACCACACCTACGTCCACACCAACATCACCAAATTTCTCGAGGGGTTTCGCTACGACGCCCACCCCATGGGCATGCTCCTCGGCGTGGTCGGCGCCTTATCGACCTTCTACCCCGACGCCAAAGACATCCACGACCCGGCCAACCGTTACCTGCAACGGGTCCGTCTGCTCGCCAAGGCACCGACCATCGCGGCGTTCGCCTTCCGGCACTCGCGGGGGCTTCCATTCGTGTTCCCGGACAACGACCTGGATTACATCGGGAACTTCGTCAACATGACGTTCAGCATCGGGGGGCGGCACAAGCCGAACAAGGTGCTGCAGCGGGCGCTGGAGATCCTGCTGATCCTGCACGCCGACCACGAGCAGAACTGCTCCACCAGCGCGGTCCGCGCCGTCGGGTCGTCCCACGTCGATCCGTTCTCCGCCATCTCCGCGGGGATCGCCGCCCTGTACGGGCCGCTGCACGGCGGGGCCAACGAGGCGGTGCTGAGTATGCTGGACGAGATCGGGGAGAAGAAGAATATTCCTCGATTCATCGAGGAGGTGAAGTCGGGACGCGGTCGACTCATGGGGTTCGGACACCGGGTGTACAAGTCGTACGACCCGCGGGCCAAGCTGATCAAGCGGGTGGCGGATGAAGTGTTTCAGCAGACCGGGCTCAATCCGAAGCTGGAGATCGCCCTCGAGCTGGAGCGAATCGCCCTGGAGGACGAGTACTTCACCAAGCGGAAGCTCTACCCCAACGTGGACTTCTACTCCGGCCTGATCTACCAGGCGATGGGATACCCGACCGAGTACTTCACCGTCCTGTTCGCGTTGGGACGGATGCCCGGGTGGCTGGCCCAGTGGGAGGAGATGTTGCTGGACAAAGACCAGAAGATCGCGCGCCCCCGGCAGATCTACACCGGGGAGCAGGAACGCCCCTACGTCCCGCTGGACCAGCGCTGA
- a CDS encoding ADP-ribosylglycohydrolase family protein, with translation MPRLLPALSSRTEGTLIGLTVGRSLALGAAPDGALALARILAEELAHGRTDLRETARRWVKHYRTDPRGIGPETAAALSHLERYDAPPAEAAGRGPDPLVHCVPVAIAMFQSPRNLVSGTYHIAALTHPDPAVAWSAVALNVALARFLQGKRDFIADVLEALRNNAVPEELLGILRRVPVALREDLGAAELSAPDAVGCVRAALWLAYHEPLAARGLSWAAEGGPRSAALAGAAGALLGARDGVEALDPWSAALPDQGESLRRLAAVLARTTPT, from the coding sequence ATGCCGAGGCTACTACCCGCGCTGTCGAGCCGCACCGAAGGCACTCTCATTGGCTTGACGGTGGGCCGGTCGCTTGCCTTGGGCGCCGCCCCTGATGGCGCGCTGGCGCTGGCGCGGATTCTGGCCGAAGAGCTCGCACACGGCCGGACCGACCTCCGAGAGACGGCGCGCCGATGGGTGAAACACTACCGGACGGATCCCCGCGGCATCGGGCCGGAGACCGCGGCGGCCCTGAGCCATCTGGAGCGCTACGATGCACCACCCGCTGAGGCTGCCGGCCGGGGGCCCGACCCGCTGGTCCACTGTGTGCCGGTGGCGATCGCGATGTTTCAGTCCCCCCGCAATCTGGTAAGCGGCACCTATCACATCGCCGCGTTGACCCATCCCGATCCGGCTGTGGCCTGGTCCGCCGTCGCCCTCAACGTGGCGCTGGCGCGATTTCTTCAGGGGAAGCGCGACTTCATCGCCGATGTGCTGGAGGCGCTCCGGAACAACGCCGTCCCGGAGGAGCTCCTCGGTATTCTTCGGCGAGTGCCGGTGGCGCTGCGCGAGGACCTGGGCGCGGCGGAACTTTCCGCCCCGGATGCCGTCGGGTGCGTGAGGGCGGCGCTCTGGCTCGCCTACCACGAGCCGCTCGCCGCGCGAGGACTGTCCTGGGCGGCCGAAGGCGGGCCCCGGAGCGCTGCCCTGGCCGGGGCCGCCGGAGCGCTGCTGGGGGCCAGGGACGGTGTCGAGGCGCTGGATCCGTGGTCGGCCGCTCTGCCCGACCAGGGGGAGTCTCTCAGGCGGCTCGCGGCCGTCCTGGCACGCACCACTCCAACTTGA